In one Conger conger chromosome 5, fConCon1.1, whole genome shotgun sequence genomic region, the following are encoded:
- the LOC133128259 gene encoding trace amine-associated receptor 1-like encodes MTEDLYFCYESVNKSCPKIIYPTMIRVLLHIFFMVIIVITVCGNLLVIISIAHFKQLHSPTNHLILSLAVTDFLMGGFIMPPYMVRIIESCWYFGDLFYRYYAVCQPLRYRTKITTCATVIMILVSWSVSAFVGFVAVFLELNILGSEDFYNENVACVGGCVHFQAETASAISCILAFYMPGFIMLVMYQKIFRVAQKQARSIHSIACNNVHSQNSTSSSNKERKATKTLAIVMGVFLSCCTPFFICNLINPYINYSIPPVLFETLFGITYLNSTCNPMIYAFYYSWFRKAFKMIIFGKVFQANSSRANLCTE; translated from the exons ATGACTGAAGATTTATACTTCTGTTATGAGTCTGTGAATAAGTCTTGCCCGAAGATCATCTATCCAACAATGATACGGGTTCTGCTGCATATTTTCTTTATGGTCATTATTGTTATAACTGTGTGTGGAAACCTCCTTGTCATCATTTCCATTGCTCACTTCAAACAGCTGCACTCTCCAACCAACCACCTCATCCTCTCTCTGGCAGTGACTGACTTCCTTATGGGAGGCTTCATCATGCCTCCTTACATGGTGCGAATTATTGAATCATGCTGGTATTTTGGAGATCTGTTCT ATCGATATTATGCAGTTTGTCAGCCCCTACGCTACCGGACAAAGATCACCACTTGTGCCACAGTGATTATGATCCTGGTCAGTTGGAGTGTGTCTGCCTTTGTCGGGTTTGTAGCAGTGTTTCTGGAGCTGAACATATTGGGCAGTGAAGAtttttataatgaaaatgtTGCTTGTGTAGGAGGTTGTGTTCATTTTCAGGCTGAAACAGCGAGTGCAATATCTTGCATTCTTGCTTTTTATATGCCTGGGTTCATTATGTTGGTCATGTATCAGAAAATCTTCCGTGTTGCACAGAAGCAAGCCCGGTCTATTCACAGCATTGCCTGTAACAATGTACACTCTCAAAACAGCACATCATCTAGCAACAAGGAGCGAAAGGCTACAAAGACCCTGGCAATTGTTATGGGAGTATTCTTGTCATGCTGTACACCCTTTTTCATATGTAACCTAATTAATCCATACATTAATTATTCCATTCCACCTGTGTTATTTGAAACACTTTTCGGTATTACCTATTTAAATTCAACATGTAATCCTATGATTTATGCTTTCTACTATAGTTGGTTTAGAAAAGCattcaaaatgatcatttttggtAAAGTATTTCAAGCTAATTCCTCAAGAGCAAATTTGTGCACAGAGTGA